From the Salmo trutta chromosome 30, fSalTru1.1, whole genome shotgun sequence genome, one window contains:
- the LOC115167906 gene encoding SAP domain-containing ribonucleoprotein, protein MAEIGALQKLKLAELKHECEARGLDVKGNKVELITRLQAHLEEHEDDMGLNEDDVLGDEPKYLSKDADAVTGDNDEKPLAVSETAEKKVVKITPPVSVDERLQKRADRFNVPASADSKKAIRAARFGLSAAAPPTSTTGVTVNKSTPVSVEQLKKRAERFGGNVSSVSKKVEEDEKLKKRKERFGILTGAVATDVEAKKQKRSERFGNVTV, encoded by the exons ATGGCTGAAATTGGAGCGCTCCAGAAACTAAAG CTTGCTGAGCTGAAGCATGAGTGTGAAGCCAGGGGTCTGGATGTGAAGGGCAACAAAGTGGAACTGATCACACGACTACAGGCTCATCTAGAGGAGCATG AGGATGACATGGGCCTAAATGAAGATGATGTTCTGGGAGACGAGCCAAAG TACCTCTCGAAAGATGCGGATGCCGTCACTGGGGATAACGACGAGAAACCACTAGCGGTGTCTGA GACGGCTGAAAAGAAAGTGGTAAAAATCACACCTCCAGTGTCTGTGGATGAG AGGTTACAGAAAAGAGCAGACCGCTTCAATGTCCCTGCCTCAGCTGACAGCAAGAAGGCCATACGTGCTGCCCG GTTTGGTTTGTCCGCTGCTGCACCTCCAACTTCCACCACAG GTGTTACTGTGAATAAATCCACT CCAGTCAGCGTTGAACAGCTAAAAAAGCGAGCTGAACGATTTGGCGGGAACGTTTCTTCAGTCTCCAAGAAG GTTGAGGAAGATGAGAAGCTGAAGAAGCGGAAAGAAAGATTTGGGATACTCACTGGTGCTGTCGCAACTGACGTTGAG GCAAAGAAACAGAAGCGTTCTGAACGATTTGGAAATGTGACAGTGTAA